In one window of Haloarcula halophila DNA:
- a CDS encoding DUF1641 domain-containing protein has protein sequence MSEQQPSPDEPPVELSAAIKENPEAFATFVRNLDTVNELVEVAELGTAAMDDEMVAELARTGERLTESADAVATDETVSLATVVGQNGETLGEAIETLARLQRSGALDDVVELAELASLAKSALNDETVVSLAGTGGSLGELADTAAKDDTRGALQTVLGALGDADANGPVGLGDVWAGIRDGEFLAGARYALSIAKSLGHAVQNR, from the coding sequence ATGAGTGAACAACAGCCCTCGCCCGACGAGCCGCCGGTGGAACTGAGCGCCGCCATCAAGGAGAACCCCGAGGCCTTTGCCACGTTCGTCCGGAACCTCGATACGGTCAACGAACTGGTTGAGGTAGCCGAACTCGGTACCGCCGCGATGGACGACGAAATGGTCGCCGAACTGGCCCGGACCGGCGAACGGCTTACCGAGTCCGCCGACGCCGTCGCGACCGACGAGACCGTCTCGCTCGCGACCGTCGTCGGCCAGAACGGGGAGACGCTTGGCGAGGCCATCGAAACGCTCGCTCGGCTCCAGCGCAGCGGTGCACTTGATGACGTGGTCGAACTGGCCGAACTGGCGTCGCTGGCCAAGTCGGCCCTCAACGACGAGACGGTGGTCTCGCTTGCCGGGACCGGCGGGTCGCTGGGCGAACTGGCAGACACCGCGGCGAAAGACGACACCCGAGGCGCGCTGCAGACCGTCCTCGGCGCGCTCGGCGACGCGGACGCCAACGGGCCCGTCGGCCTCGGAGACGTCTGGGCAGGGATTCGCGACGGGGAGTTCCTTGCGGGCGCCCGGTACGCGCTCTCGATAGCCAAATCGCTCGGCCACGCGGTCCAGAACCGCTGA
- a CDS encoding YgaP family membrane protein has product MERNVGSTDKTARILLGALAGLFSLGILASAVPLPAILAPVLGVGSVILLATGFTGFCGLYGLLGVDTCSVDTR; this is encoded by the coding sequence ATGGAACGAAACGTCGGTTCGACGGACAAGACTGCCAGAATCCTGCTCGGTGCCCTCGCGGGACTCTTCTCGCTAGGTATCCTCGCCAGTGCCGTTCCGCTGCCGGCGATACTCGCGCCCGTGCTCGGGGTCGGCTCGGTGATACTGCTGGCCACCGGCTTCACCGGGTTCTGTGGCCTGTACGGTCTCCTGGGTGTCGACACCTGTTCGGTCGACACCCGGTGA
- a CDS encoding thioredoxin family protein, which yields MTDELEEIRKQKLEEIRNGERRTDEDASADASPSELVHVGGAEELQETVGDGVVLVDFYADWCDPCKQLEPVVERVAAGTDATVAKVDIDANQQPAVQYGIRSMPTLLLFADREPVEHLVGMQQEPRLRSLIESYA from the coding sequence ATGACCGACGAACTGGAGGAGATTCGAAAGCAGAAACTAGAGGAAATTCGGAACGGGGAACGGCGGACGGACGAGGACGCATCCGCCGACGCGTCGCCGAGCGAACTGGTCCACGTCGGCGGCGCGGAGGAACTGCAGGAGACCGTCGGCGACGGGGTCGTCCTCGTGGACTTCTACGCCGACTGGTGTGACCCGTGCAAGCAACTCGAACCCGTCGTCGAGCGCGTCGCGGCCGGCACCGACGCGACGGTGGCGAAAGTCGACATCGACGCGAACCAACAGCCGGCCGTCCAGTACGGCATCCGTAGCATGCCGACACTGTTGCTGTTCGCCGACAGGGAGCCGGTCGAGCACCTGGTGGGGATGCAACAGGAACCACGACTCCGCTCGCTCATCGAGAGCTACGCCTGA
- a CDS encoding DUF7471 family protein: MLQLTGTWLGQGQATALLVVIGLATLGTAALFLVATAGALRRKSQPYLLLTVAIGLLVVRSFVGIGTVFGAVPMPIHHLAGHGVDLSIALLVLAAIFLVDTPGSPE; this comes from the coding sequence ATGCTTCAACTGACCGGTACCTGGCTTGGGCAGGGCCAGGCGACGGCCCTGCTCGTGGTCATCGGGCTCGCAACGCTGGGGACCGCGGCGCTCTTTCTGGTCGCCACCGCCGGTGCGCTCCGCCGGAAGAGCCAGCCGTACCTGCTGTTGACGGTTGCCATCGGTCTACTCGTCGTCCGGTCGTTCGTCGGCATCGGCACCGTCTTCGGCGCTGTCCCGATGCCGATCCACCATCTCGCTGGCCACGGCGTCGACCTCTCGATTGCCCTGCTGGTGCTGGCGGCTATCTTCCTCGTCGATACCCCGGGCTCCCCGGAGTGA
- a CDS encoding nitrous oxide reductase accessory protein NosL gives MSERTPGPTRRQVLAGTATLLALAGCQSGGNTAEPVTIAADDNCDQCGMVISEHPGPVGQTYYRDNTPTAQDAPARFCSTTCTYRHRFAKEQQGWTPTTTYLTDYSAVDYDLRTEGMATVLSHHLGASAFAPLSALTVVANSDVEGAMGTAIVPFGDSGDAESFVKEYGGQTLPAEDIQRELVSSG, from the coding sequence ATGTCAGAACGTACACCTGGCCCAACACGGCGACAGGTGCTTGCCGGCACGGCGACGCTACTGGCGCTTGCAGGGTGTCAGAGCGGCGGTAATACGGCTGAGCCGGTCACCATCGCAGCGGACGACAACTGCGACCAGTGCGGGATGGTCATATCGGAGCATCCCGGGCCGGTCGGCCAGACCTACTACCGGGACAACACACCGACCGCTCAGGACGCACCGGCCCGCTTCTGTAGCACGACCTGTACCTACCGTCACCGGTTCGCCAAAGAACAGCAGGGATGGACACCGACGACAACTTATCTCACCGACTACAGTGCCGTCGACTACGACCTCCGGACCGAGGGCATGGCCACCGTGCTTTCACATCACCTCGGCGCGTCTGCGTTCGCCCCGTTGTCGGCCCTGACCGTCGTCGCCAACTCGGACGTGGAGGGCGCGATGGGCACCGCTATCGTCCCCTTCGGCGATAGCGGCGACGCCGAGTCGTTCGTCAAGGAGTACGGCGGCCAGACGCTCCCCGCCGAGGACATCCAGCGCGAACTGGTCAGCAGCGGTTGA
- a CDS encoding DUF2080 family transposase-associated protein has protein sequence MDSHEIEGHEVITGTVKATGNGAHVLVPKDWRGADVKIVRTSEATDE, from the coding sequence ATGGACAGTCACGAGATAGAAGGCCACGAGGTCATCACCGGGACGGTAAAAGCGACTGGTAACGGCGCTCACGTCCTCGTTCCGAAGGACTGGCGTGGCGCGGATGTGAAAATCGTCCGGACAAGCGAAGCCACTGACGAATAG
- a CDS encoding RNA-guided endonuclease InsQ/TnpB family protein gives MNYNYRYRLRPSDALEDQLAWTVDTCRQVYNHFLYRLNRHDDTLAYSEQKRLPDLKKWWTDLKDVHSKVLQKVVQRLYDNLTTLRGRKENGHHVGTLNWKVPGEYRSFTYSQSGFKLKNTSGRTRLWLSKLGEIPLTFHRDLPDNVDIKTVTIKQEPTGKWYAVLGIETPDSPPAKPENPEKCVGIDVGILKYAHDTDGTAVESPDIATERERLEHAQGELSRKEHGSENWEKQRKIVAERHADLKRKRRDFLHKLSNYYATEYDLVAVEDLDAKGLVELPGNSRNRAGAAWGTFLRMLKYKCEREGTHFVAVNPSGTTKECASCGVSTDKPLWVREHSCPACGFEADRDANAAWNILSRGLEDVGVGYSESTPVETALPVDTNSVSAKRVVEAGSPTLKERAASAASE, from the coding sequence ATGAACTACAACTACAGGTATCGGCTTCGTCCGTCCGACGCTCTCGAAGACCAGTTAGCGTGGACTGTCGATACCTGTAGACAGGTCTACAACCACTTCCTCTACCGACTCAATCGACACGACGATACCTTGGCATACTCCGAGCAAAAACGGCTTCCCGACCTCAAGAAGTGGTGGACCGACCTGAAGGACGTTCACTCGAAGGTTCTCCAGAAAGTCGTTCAACGGCTGTACGACAACCTCACCACGCTCCGTGGCCGCAAGGAGAACGGCCACCACGTCGGGACGCTCAACTGGAAGGTACCCGGCGAGTACCGCAGTTTCACCTACAGTCAATCCGGCTTCAAGCTCAAAAACACGAGCGGTCGAACGCGACTGTGGCTCTCGAAACTCGGTGAAATCCCGCTCACCTTCCACCGTGACCTGCCCGACAACGTTGATATTAAGACCGTCACAATCAAGCAGGAACCGACCGGGAAGTGGTACGCCGTCCTCGGCATCGAAACGCCTGACTCTCCACCGGCGAAGCCCGAGAATCCCGAGAAGTGCGTCGGCATCGACGTGGGAATTCTCAAGTACGCTCACGACACCGACGGAACTGCCGTCGAATCGCCAGACATCGCAACCGAACGCGAGCGGCTGGAACACGCACAGGGGGAACTATCGCGGAAGGAACACGGGTCAGAAAATTGGGAGAAACAGCGGAAGATTGTAGCCGAACGCCACGCCGACCTCAAGCGAAAGCGTCGTGATTTCCTCCACAAACTGTCGAACTACTACGCCACCGAGTACGACTTGGTGGCCGTAGAGGACTTGGACGCGAAAGGCTTGGTCGAACTGCCGGGCAACTCGCGCAACCGGGCAGGCGCGGCGTGGGGAACGTTCCTGCGGATGCTCAAATACAAGTGCGAACGCGAAGGCACGCATTTCGTCGCCGTGAACCCGAGCGGGACGACCAAGGAGTGCGCGTCGTGCGGCGTTTCGACGGACAAGCCGTTGTGGGTCCGTGAACACTCCTGTCCAGCCTGCGGATTCGAGGCAGACAGGGACGCGAACGCGGCATGGAACATCCTTTCTCGCGGCCTCGAAGATGTAGGAGTGGGATACTCCGAATCAACGCCTGTGGAGACTGCGCTCCCTGTGGATACCAATTCGGTGTCTGCAAAGCGCGTCGTTGAAGCAGGAAGCCCTACCCTCAAGGAACGAGCCGCGTCAGCGGCGAGTGAGTAG
- a CDS encoding ABC transporter permease yields MTTADRVWHVFAREVRAAARSRSYLALGLVTVVAVFGVAIAGGGPTGGYVPTVVDVLVVVELLVPAVAFAIGYRALSDPISRGELDVLETYPLPIWGYVGGTYAGRAVILVAVVGVPLAALGVHVATTAGPETTVFASHRGVDSPLLYLRFLAITLVYGLVSLSLAVLLSVLAGSRSRALVLSLAGLLVLTVGGDVAVFAALDGGILTSESLGGALSVTPAGAYRGLVFDQVLYVAVPIRSSFVPGWLATVALGGWWVSTLVGAAAVAQLR; encoded by the coding sequence ATGACGACGGCCGACCGCGTCTGGCATGTGTTCGCTCGTGAGGTCAGGGCGGCGGCCCGCTCGCGGAGCTACTTGGCGCTGGGGCTCGTGACGGTCGTCGCCGTCTTCGGCGTCGCTATCGCCGGCGGCGGACCCACGGGCGGATACGTGCCGACGGTGGTCGACGTGCTCGTCGTCGTGGAGCTGCTCGTGCCCGCCGTCGCCTTCGCCATTGGCTACCGGGCGCTCTCGGACCCGATCTCGCGGGGCGAACTCGATGTACTGGAGACGTACCCGCTCCCGATATGGGGGTACGTCGGCGGCACGTACGCGGGACGGGCGGTGATACTCGTGGCCGTCGTCGGCGTCCCGCTGGCGGCACTTGGCGTCCACGTGGCCACGACGGCCGGTCCCGAGACGACGGTGTTCGCGAGCCACCGAGGGGTCGACTCGCCCCTGTTGTACCTCCGGTTTCTCGCAATCACGCTGGTCTACGGTCTCGTCTCGCTGTCGCTGGCGGTCCTCCTGTCGGTGCTTGCCGGTTCGCGGAGCCGCGCGCTCGTGCTCTCGCTGGCCGGCCTGCTGGTGCTCACCGTCGGCGGGGACGTGGCCGTCTTCGCGGCGCTGGACGGTGGTATCCTGACCAGCGAGTCACTCGGCGGCGCACTCTCGGTGACACCGGCCGGGGCGTACCGCGGGCTCGTGTTCGACCAGGTGCTGTACGTGGCCGTCCCGATCCGGTCGTCGTTCGTCCCAGGGTGGCTCGCCACCGTCGCACTGGGTGGCTGGTGGGTATCGACACTGGTGGGCGCGGCGGCCGTCGCGCAACTGCGATGA
- a CDS encoding ABC transporter ATP-binding protein, giving the protein MTTEPYLSTDDLTKSYGDVTAVDEVTLDIPGNAVTGLIGPNGSGKTTLLELLLGVERPTLGSVSYHGPEAVRRFGYLPQRPTFRPGFTVAETADFYAGLVDDDPDRLLESVGLGAVADRPVTGLSGGMTRLLGIAQALAGDPPVMVLDEPASGLDPAMSDRIFEVVESIAAEGRAVVLSSHELPLVERTADRLAVLEAGRLHTTGSPAELRERTGGPLHETFTSLLAGETGVVTAGGDR; this is encoded by the coding sequence GTGACGACCGAGCCGTATCTGTCGACCGACGACCTGACCAAGTCCTACGGTGACGTGACGGCCGTGGACGAGGTCACCCTCGACATTCCTGGCAACGCCGTGACGGGGCTCATCGGCCCGAACGGCTCGGGGAAGACGACCCTGCTTGAACTCCTGTTAGGTGTCGAACGGCCCACGCTGGGCTCTGTCTCTTACCACGGCCCCGAAGCCGTCAGACGATTTGGTTACCTGCCACAGCGGCCGACGTTTCGCCCGGGCTTTACGGTCGCCGAGACGGCTGACTTCTACGCCGGGCTCGTCGACGACGACCCGGACCGGCTGCTGGAGTCGGTCGGGCTGGGAGCCGTGGCCGACCGCCCGGTCACCGGGCTCTCGGGCGGGATGACGCGGCTGCTGGGTATCGCGCAGGCGCTGGCCGGCGACCCGCCCGTGATGGTGCTCGACGAACCGGCCAGCGGGCTCGACCCGGCGATGAGCGATCGGATATTCGAGGTCGTCGAGTCCATTGCCGCGGAGGGCCGGGCCGTGGTGTTGAGCTCACACGAACTCCCGTTGGTCGAGCGGACTGCCGACCGACTGGCCGTCCTCGAAGCCGGGCGGCTCCACACCACCGGCAGCCCGGCCGAACTGCGGGAGCGGACCGGCGGCCCGTTACACGAGACGTTCACGTCGCTGCTCGCCGGCGAGACGGGCGTCGTCACCGCGGGGGGCGACCGATGA
- a CDS encoding NosD domain-containing protein: MGSRLSLWQTVTALTVLLAVVVFGAAFVVDLSSERPGPVPFDRTVQRGITMADEQRALNRDITIPRAQVFYSQYRYVVGYVGLDRTVAALTEPGHEQQFGYPLTVYVTDYSDTGARCGENGTLRTDSSPRWVGASEAHYVVNGSARTPSGLAVVPFGNRDAADVFADSCGGGVVDWATVRSHSFEEDGAATIRQQVDDRQVTANATVRAARALDARPVSVVVGEDAPTVQAAVDEAPPNTTVVVPNGTYREQVSIDEPLTLRGRNATLDGGGNGTVVAVMADRVAITDMAITGVGNQTTGNRSAMNGSAWDATVTAAYGNSDAAVTAHNASQLYVANVTVETRSSGFVLRRTSDAVVENVTVNGTADWQDGFMGVVGMHADVVVQHSTFRGGRDGIYLHRADGTVVRENTFLNDRFGVHLMYTSSTLVADNVARGPEYAGVVVMTNPESNAVVGNDVRNAGSGIMMAGSRSYIGHNVMANTTRALSANAGRSLYEHNVVYGNDIGITAATVLPSNTVTENDFVANDQHAVSGPGPLRRYTDDGRGNYWSGAYDLSADDGSTLTQPYSPTDTVDGQLHHTNAAVVLRSAPSVRALRALRGTTPGFRRGSIVDTAPLAEPANPDTLTMVRNGTTTEVPP; this comes from the coding sequence ATGGGCTCGAGACTGTCGCTCTGGCAGACGGTGACCGCACTCACCGTCCTCCTCGCCGTCGTCGTGTTCGGAGCTGCGTTCGTGGTCGACCTCAGCAGCGAGCGTCCCGGCCCCGTCCCGTTCGACCGGACCGTCCAGCGCGGTATCACAATGGCCGACGAGCAGCGCGCGCTCAACCGTGATATCACTATTCCCCGAGCGCAGGTGTTCTACTCGCAGTACCGCTACGTCGTCGGCTACGTCGGCCTCGACCGGACGGTGGCGGCGCTGACAGAGCCGGGCCACGAACAGCAGTTCGGCTACCCGCTCACGGTGTACGTCACCGACTACAGCGACACGGGGGCTCGCTGTGGCGAGAACGGGACGCTTCGGACTGACTCGTCGCCGAGGTGGGTGGGCGCGAGCGAGGCCCACTACGTCGTCAACGGGAGCGCACGGACTCCCTCGGGTCTCGCTGTGGTGCCGTTCGGAAACCGCGACGCCGCCGACGTGTTCGCCGACAGCTGTGGCGGCGGGGTCGTCGACTGGGCGACGGTCCGGTCCCACTCGTTCGAGGAAGACGGGGCCGCCACCATCCGACAGCAGGTCGACGATCGGCAGGTGACGGCCAACGCGACTGTCCGGGCCGCACGAGCACTTGACGCTCGGCCGGTCTCGGTCGTGGTCGGTGAAGACGCCCCGACGGTGCAGGCAGCCGTCGACGAGGCCCCACCCAACACCACCGTCGTCGTTCCCAACGGCACCTACCGCGAGCAGGTGAGCATCGACGAGCCACTGACGCTCCGCGGGCGGAACGCCACGCTCGACGGCGGCGGCAACGGTACCGTCGTTGCGGTGATGGCCGACCGCGTGGCCATCACCGACATGGCCATCACTGGTGTCGGGAACCAGACCACCGGCAACCGCTCGGCTATGAACGGCTCGGCGTGGGACGCGACCGTGACAGCGGCCTACGGCAACAGCGACGCGGCTGTCACCGCTCACAACGCCTCTCAGTTGTACGTGGCGAACGTCACTGTCGAGACACGATCGAGCGGGTTCGTACTCAGACGGACATCGGACGCCGTCGTCGAGAACGTTACCGTCAACGGAACTGCAGACTGGCAGGATGGCTTCATGGGCGTCGTCGGGATGCACGCCGACGTCGTCGTCCAGCACAGTACGTTCCGCGGCGGACGCGACGGCATCTATCTCCACCGGGCCGACGGGACCGTCGTCCGCGAGAACACCTTCCTCAACGACCGCTTCGGGGTCCACCTGATGTACACTTCCTCAACGCTGGTCGCCGACAACGTCGCCCGGGGACCGGAGTACGCCGGCGTCGTCGTCATGACGAACCCCGAGAGCAACGCCGTCGTCGGCAACGACGTACGGAACGCCGGGAGCGGTATCATGATGGCCGGCAGTCGGAGCTACATCGGCCACAACGTCATGGCCAACACCACGCGGGCGCTGTCGGCCAACGCCGGGCGGTCGCTGTACGAACACAACGTCGTCTACGGGAACGACATCGGTATCACCGCCGCCACGGTCCTACCGTCGAACACCGTCACCGAGAACGACTTCGTGGCGAACGACCAGCACGCCGTCTCCGGCCCCGGGCCGTTGCGGCGGTACACTGACGACGGCCGGGGGAACTACTGGAGCGGTGCTTACGACCTCTCGGCGGACGATGGGTCGACACTGACCCAGCCGTACTCACCGACCGACACCGTCGACGGGCAGCTCCACCACACCAACGCCGCGGTGGTGCTTCGCTCGGCCCCGAGTGTCCGCGCGTTGCGGGCGCTGCGCGGGACGACGCCTGGGTTCCGCCGCGGGAGCATCGTCGACACCGCACCGCTGGCCGAACCTGCCAACCCCGACACACTCACCATGGTACGAAACGGAACCACGACGGAGGTACCGCCGTGA